The following DNA comes from Terriglobia bacterium.
TGCCGCTTCGAAACGATGACTCGCCAACGGGGCATGCGGCGAAAATATAACGGCAGGGGCCGATGTCAGAGTGGTTTCTGGATCTACGCCGTCGGGGTTGCTTCGGGCTATTTCCGGTCCTTCCAGTTCCACCATTTAAGAAGCTGTGGCTGATGTCGGTCATGGGAGGCGTAGTAGACGGCACAACGAAGAACATACAGCATGCACCGGTCCACCATCATCCCTTTCTGCCTGCAATGTTTGATATACAACTTCTCCGGATTCTGGTTTCTCAAACCTTGAACGGATCGAAAACCGAGATTCCATAAATCCACCGCTATACTCTTCCCTACCCCGGGTATCTGTTGAAGTCCCTTCAATGCCGCTACTCTGCTCATTGGCTCACCCACTTGTCTGTGTTCATCTGCGCACATCTGTGGATCATTATAGCTACTGCAACTTCGACAGCCAATCGACGATCGCCTTCTTATCGTCCGCGCTCAGTTTCGGGAAGCTTGCGGGCATCGGATCTTTCAGTCCGTACGCGCGGGAATCATCCAGCAGCTTCAAAAGATCCTCCGGAGATCGCTGCGGTTTTGCGGTGATACCTGCTAGAGACGGACCAATATTCCCGCCGGCATCATTGCCATGACAGAATGCGCAGGTCTTCATAAAAGCTTCGGGAGGATGCGGGCCGGCAGCTATTTTTTCAGCTCCCTTTGTGGAAGGAGTTGGAGCGGCGACCTTTGGGGTGGGCGGAGGGGTGCTTTCGACCACCCCTCCCCTTGCCTCCGACAACTGGTCGAGTGAATGCAGTTTCAGCAGCCAATCCGCCAAATCACTGCATTGATCAAGGCTGAGCTGTTGAAACCGAGGCATGGAATCCGGGGAGGGCTCTCTCGCATGGCCGGATATATATTTCAGAAGGAAGTCCTTCGAGAGCTGGCGTGACGAGGCAAGGCGGATTAACGATGGCCCCAGGGCGCCTCCCGTGGCATCACGCCCGTGACAGTTGGCACAATTGGCGAAATAGATTTTCAAAACTGGATTTCGAAGGTTGCCCATGACCGGCACCATGGGAACCTCGATGGGAAGCGAGCGGCCAATCTCCTCCGGTTGGAAAGGCGCCTCCAAGAAAGCCGCCTCCTCGCGCTTCTGGCTCTCAACCTGGGCGCGAAGATCGGGATTCGCGCCATCCTGATATTTGGACAGAATCACCAGGCCTCCCGCCCCGAGGAGTCCCAATAACATCAGCCCCGTGGCAACAGGCCGCCGCAGGGGGTGACGCTCTTCTTTGCGGTCGAAAAATGGGAGTACTGTCAGGATAATAAAAGCGATCCCAGGCAACAACACCGCTGGAACCAGTGTCATGTTGCCGGGGAAGTACTTCAGCAACTCAAACAACGGCAAAAAGTACCACGGGGGCCGGGCAAGATAATCCGACGTCGGATCCGCCTGTTGGCCCAGGGGCGCCTTCAGTTTCAAAGAGAGAATCACCAGCACAATGAAAATAAACAGAAAAACCAGGGCGTCTAAGAAAACCTGTCGTGGGTAAAACAGGTCGGTGCGAGCATCCTCGCGATGGTGGTAAGGACCCGCCGGACCGGACCTCCTGAAGAACACCACGTGAGAACCCGCCAAAAGGATCAGGACCAGCGGCAGAAGCCACACATGGAGTGTGAAAAAACGCGAGAGCGTGAGTGTTGTAATTTCTCTTCCCCCGAGCATGATCCGCTGCACCAGGGGGCCGCCCATAGGCACCTCGCCCATGATCGATGTTCCCACCTTGGTCCCGAAGTATGCTTCCTGGGTCCAGGGCAGCAGGTATCCGGTAAACCCAAAGGCCATCACGAGCAGCAACATGAGCAGGCCGCTGATCCAGAGGAGTTCGCGTTTCTCTTTGTATGCTCCAAACAGAAAAGTTTGCGCGAAATGGAGGATGACCAGAATGATGATGGCACTGGACCCATAATAATGAAGCCCCCGCAACAACGCTCCACCGGACACCACTTTCTGGATGAATGCAACGCTGGCATGTGCGTGATCGCTGGTGGGGGCGTAGTACATCGTCAAAACGATCCCTGTAAAAAACTGGAGTGCGAGCAACAAGAGAACCCCGCTGCCAAATACATAAGTCCAGCGCGCGCCGCCCCGGATCGGTTCGTCGTTGATCTTCCGGATCAGGCCTTCCACGCCCGTCCGCTCATCCAACCAGGAATAAAGTTTTCTCCACACGGCTTGCTGTCGACTCGACTGGTTTTAGGAAATAAAACGGAGGTCCAAGACTGCTCTCCTGAGCTTCGAGGATCAGAACTCAGGGGGGCTGGTCACCGAGGATCCGGATGCGTCGGCGCCCCCGGTTCATGAAATGATCTCTTTCTCAGCAATACTCTGTTTGAAGAACTCATACTTCACCTTGAGGACACCCTCTTCAATCCGATAATCGAGGGTATCCAGCCCACGGAGAGTGGGACCCCCCTGGCGTTGCCCGTCGCGAGTCCACGCACTCCCGTGGCACGGGCACATGAATCCATTCGATGCCGCATTGACAGTGCATCCCAGATGAGGGCAGGTGGCTGAAAAAACGACCACCCTGGATCCATCGCGCAGAATCCAGATGAGGCGTTGCGAGTTGAACTTTCCCCACCCCGCGTCCTGTGAGATGACAACGCTCCGCTTGACAGGCTCATGTTCAGGAATGTCTTCTAAAGGGCACACGACCTGCCAGTTCTGTTCCTCAGAGGCCTTCCGGAAGGCCGGATACAATGCATATTTCCCGGTCGCGACGCCCACCACCGCAGCCACAAAGGCGCCAATCAAACCCGTCATCTTCCCCAGGAATGAGCGGCGATCTGAGACGGGCACTGAATTTGACGGTTTGGACATAACCTCTCCTGGCCCAACACCTCGGGCGTACAAGGAATCTTCAAGACCTGATCGAGACACGATCCCAGCAACACTCATTATCCCACATCAGCTCCCCAGTGCACTGTGAGATGCATAACATGGCCGAACCTTTCTCTCAAGGTAAAGTTTGAAATGAATGTTCTATGGAAAAGGGGTGGAGATCGCCGATGTGGCGGCTGATGATGCAGACCGCGAGAAGATTGTGATCGCTTGGACTGGACTCCTCAACGGAAGGTCCTGGAGGTCCGATCTCTTTTGAGGTCGCCGCTCCGCGAGGGCCCCTCATTTTTCCGGTTGAAGCTCCGCCGCCGCCTCTCGATCCACCATCCAGGAAACTTTCCCATCGACGGGGTGGATGAGCTGTGCCGGATAGGTCTCGGGTCGAAAATTGCCCTCCAAAACTTCGCGGAGGGAGGCAGCCTTGTCGGTCCCCGCAACAAAGAATACGATCTGAGCGGCGTGATTCAGTGCAGGAGGTGTCAGCGTGATGCGATAGCATTTGAGTTTGTCCACCCAAGGGGCCGCGACCAGCAACGTCGTCTCGTGCAACACCAACGTGTCGGGAAACAGGGAGGCGGTATGTCCGTCCGGCCCCATCCCCAGCATAACAAAATCAAACCGCGGCCACTCACCCTCGCGGAGACTGAAAAAGGATTTCAATTCCTCCGCATACGCCTTCGCCGCCTCAGAGGCGACGGTCTTCTCAGCAGGGATGCGATGAATATTGGTCAGGGGAGGATTCACCTTGCTTAACAAAGTTTCGCGAGCCATTCGAAAATTGCTGTCCTTGTGGATAGGTGGGACCGACCGCTCGTCGCCCCAAAAAAAATGGACTTTCTGCCAATCGGTCCGTGAGGAATAAGGTGGGGTTGCCAGCAGGGAATAAAGGCTCCTGGGAGTCGAGCCGCCAGAAAGGACGACGGTGAATCGGCCCCGAGCCTGGATCGCCCCATCCGAGGCGGTGATGAACCGCTCGGCGGCGGCATGAGTCAATTCGTCAAGGCTGCTATAGATTTCGATCTCACGTTTCAAGGCGTTCGATGGCTGTTGTGCAGACATAAACTAAGAAATCCTGATTCTCCTTGTTTTTCAAGCCCCTCTCGGCACGACCGACGCCTCCGTGCCCCTGCGGGTCGTTCGTCTCAGGGCCGCTTCAATGCCCTCACCAGGGCCGCCGCCATTTGAATGGATTCCTCATAAATTTGGTCGTGGCTGAAGATTTCCAATTGACGGGCGATCAGTTCCACCTCGTTGTAAATTCGCAGAGGAACGGTGCGAAGGAAGGGGGGCAGGTTCGCGAACGCAATTTCCGTCTGCGCGCAATTTGGATCCTCTCCCTTGCCAATGCGAAAAGTTGTCGACCACTCCTCCCCTGTCCTCAATCCAAACGAGACCAGGTGGCCGGACAACTCCAACCGGGCGTCTGCCGGCCGAACCACCGCCGTGATGCCGTGGCCTCCCGCTTTAGGGCACAAATGAAAGCGACGTTCCTCATTCCCGATCTCCGCGCCGAGCACTTCCCAATGCAGTCGGCTGCCAAGCCATCCCAAAAGCAAATAGGCTTGCGGGGGGACGCCAGATCCGTCCACGACACGCTTGTTGTACTCCACGGTAACGTGTTCGATGTGTTCCAGATGATCCCGCAACACCGGGGGATCGAAAAACTGCGACGCCAGCTCACGCCATTGCATCAGCCGATGCCACGCCACATCGCTTACCGCCGACCGGCTGTGATGGGCCTTGATATATTCCTCCAACTGCGCAAAATCAGACTCGGGTGACGCAAAGGTCTTCGAATCCAGAATCAAACGATCGCAAACGCTGGAAATGGCCTTCAGAAACTCGCTGTCAAAAAAACGGCCCCCTTTCCACCACACGAACACCGGCAAATCGGATATCAGGAATGGGATCGTTGTGGCCGCCAACTCCCTCCCTGCCCCGCCTGACCCTCGAAGTGAGATCTGCTCACAGCACATCACCTTGCTGGCCGGAGAGGGCCGATGACAATGCGCGGAGATCCAGGCCTCCATTTTGAGGTTATCCTCCCCTGCGACGGCAGTGACCACAATTGCACGACAGGGATTCTGGACCGTCAATTCGCTGATGGTTTCAGTCAGTGAGGACTCCTGGGTCGCGTCTTCGGTCCAGACAACCAGATTCAGGACGCTGGCTCGTGCCACAACTCCCTCGGATTCCGGATCCGTGGAATCCGCCTGCGCGGCTCCCTTCCAGAGTTCACGCAGCTCTTCCTCGATTGCAGGGATGTCCACCTCAAGTGGCTGCCCCTTCAATACTCCACCCAGCGGGTTCTGGGATGCGTCCATTGGTACCTCCAGTTCGGGATCAGCGCGACCTATCCAAAGACCTCCTTCTTAGGAAGCCAGTGAGACGGGCTCACAAACGCCGCCACCTGCGTCCATCCTTGGAAATCAAATCATCGGCTTCAGCCGGGCCCTGGGAGCCGGCCTCATACTGGGGCAAATCTTTCTCCGTTGACTGGCGCCAGGACGTGAGATAGGGCATGATCACTTTCCAGGCCGCTTCAACGGCATCCCGGCGAGCGAACAGGGTGGCATCACCCCGCATGCAGTCATGAAGCAATCGTTCGTACGCTTCAGGCGTCTTGACTCCAAATGAGGTACCGTAACGGAATTCCATGTTGACCCAGCGGATATGCATGGATTGGCCGGGAAGCTTCGCACCAAAACGAAGGGTGATTCCCTCGTCCGGCTGAATTTTTAAGACCAGGATGTTGGGCTCAAGCTGGTCATCGGCAGTCTGTCCAAAAAGAAGGTGCGGGACACTCTTGAACTGGATCGCGATCTCGGAAACTCGCTTGGCCAGCCGCTTTCCCGAGCGCAAATAGAAGGGGACGCCCGCCCAGCGCCAGTTATCGATGAAAAGCTTGAATGCGCAATACGTTTCTGTCAGAGATGCCGGATCAACACCCTCCTCCTGGCGATAGGCGGGCACCTGCTTCCCGGCGACAAACCCCTGGGAATATTGTGCGCGCACCGAGTACTTCCGGGCTTCTTCTCCCGAGACCGGCCGAATGGCCCGCAGGACCTTGGTTTTCTCATCCCGGATGGCGTCGGCATCCATCGCGGCAGGCGGTTCCATTGCCACGAGGTTCAACACCTGCAGCATATGATTTTGAATCATGTCGCGCGCGGCCCCTGATCTCTCGTAATAAGAGGCACGATGTTCCACTCCCAAGGTCTCGGCCACGGCGATCTGCACGTGATCGATGTACCGCCGATTCCAAATCGGCTCAAAAATCCCGTTGGCGAATCGAAAGACCATAATGTTCTGGACGGTCTCCTTGCCCAGGTAATGATCAATGCGATACACCTGATCTTCTCTGAAGACGCTGTTTACTTCCTCATTCAGAGCATGGGCACTATCAAGATCTCTCCCAAAAGGTTTTTCGATAATGATTCGGGTCCAGTTCTTGGATCCGCTCCCGGCCACCATCCTGGCCGCCCCTAATTGTCGAATGATTTCAGAATAGGCATCAGGCGGCGTCGAGAGATAAAACAAACGGTTGGTCTGGGTCCCTCTCTCACGGTCGATCCGGGCAAGGAGTTCTCCCAGCTTCTTGTATCCCGAAGCATCCGAGAAATCGGATTGGCAATAGAAAATCCCCTCTTCAAAGGACTTCCAGACGGGTGTCTTGAGGCGTTCGTCTTCAATGAACTCGCGCTGCACCTGGCGAAATCCGTCATCGGTCCAGGACTTACGCGCGAAGCCTACGATGCCAAACGAGGGAGGAAGCAATTGATTTTCTGCCAGGCTGAAAAGGGCCGGGATCAGCTTCCGTTTGGTAAGATCTCCCGATGCCCCAAAAATGACGACGACGCACGGATCCGCCGAGCGCTCCACTTGCAATCCCTCGCGAAGCGGATTAGTCAGCAGTGTGGTAGATGTCATGATCTCCTCGGTATTCAAATCGGAATCATTTTGCCGCGGCCTTGACGGCGTGTCCGCCGAACTCATTCCTGAGCGCCGCCAGGACTTTGGCGGAGAATGACTCCGGCTGTCGCGAGTGGAACCGTTCGAAGAGGGAGAGTGTTATGACAGGCGCCGGCACATTATGCTCCATCGCTTCCAGGATGGTCCACCGGCCTTCGCCAGAGTCTTCAACATAGCCCTTGATGTTCTCAAGGTGAGGGTCCCTTTCCAGGGCATCCTGGGCCAGTTCCAACAGCCAGGAGCGGACCACGCTGGCGTGGTTCCAGAGCTTAGCAACCTGGGGAAGATTCAGATTGAACTGGGAGTTGTGGAGAATCTCAAACCCTTCTCCGTAAGCCTGCATCAGGCCGTATTCAATTCCGTTATGCACCATTTTGACATAGTGGCCCGCCCCGGAAGGTCCCACAAAGGCATAGCCATCCTCAGGTGCCAGGGTCTTAAAGATGGGCTCAATCTTCTTGAGAACGGCGGCCTCGCCTCCAATCATCATGCAGTATCCATTCTGCAGTCCCCACACGCCCCCGCTGGTTCCACAGTCCACAAAGTGGATGCCGCGATCAGCGAGTTCCTTCCCGCGACGGATACTGTCTTTGAACATGGAGTTGCCGCCGTCGACAAGGGTGTCACCCTTCTGTAGAAGCGATGCTACCTCGTTGATCGTGTCTTGAGTAGGAGTGCCCGAAGGGACCATCAGCCAAATCACCCGTGGCGGGCTCAGTTTCGATACCATTTCCCCGACTGAGGCGGAGGCAGTTGCGCCCAAGGCCGCCGAGGCCTTTACGACCTCCGGGTTTCGATCAAAGGCGACGACCTTGTGCCCGCCTCGGAGCAGCCTCTGCACCATGTTGCCGCCCATTTTGCCCAATCCGATAAATCCTAGTTGCATGGATTCACTCCTTTCCTCAACCTGCTTTGTCCGGATTTCTCCTGCGCTCACCCAATGGAGTCTGAGCATTCCATAGTCAAATGTTCTCGGCCGCAGAACACTGCAACCAGCTTCTCCTGAAATCTATTCCCACCGTCCAATATCGTACGTAGCTCTCACCGGTTGACCAGTTTTCGGGCGCGAGCTACAACGTTGTCGACAGTGAATCCAAAGGTCTCCAGGATCGCCTTAAGGGGGGCCGAGATGCCATAACCATCAACGCAGATCATGTCCCCGGCTTCCCCGATCCATTTCTGCCAACCCATGGGTCCGGCCATTTCTATAGCCAATCGTGATTTCACCGCCGGGGGCAACACGGAATCGCGGTAAGCCTGCGATTGCTGCTCAAACAGCTCCCAACTCGGCATGGAGACGATCCGCGCTCGAATCCCCTTTTTCGCCAATTCGAGTCGACTGTCGATTGCCAGAGACACTTCCGACCCTGTGGCGATCAGAATAAGATCAGGCGCTCCCCCTTCTGCCTCTGCAAGGACGTAGGCGCCCTTCAGGAGGCCGGTCGCCGGCGCATATTTTGCCCGGTCGATCGGTGGAAGTTTCTGCCGCGTGAAAATAAGGGCGGTTGGCGACTTCCGGTTCTCGAGGGCAAACCTCCAGGCCTGGGCAGTCTCGTCACCATCGGCGGGACGAATCACGGTCAGGTTATGAATCGCACGCAGGGCGGCTAGGTGTTCGACCGGCTGATGCGTGGGACCGTCTTCCCCCAGTCCCAGGGAATCATGGGTGAACACAAAAATGGACGGATACTCGCTGAAGGCAGCCAACCGGATAGGAGGGCGCATGTAATCGGAAAATTGCAGGAACGTAGCGCTGAAGGAGATCAATCCGCTCAGGGCAATCCCGTTGGTAATCGATCCCATGGCATGCTCACGCACTCCGAAGTGAAAGTTTCGCCCCTGGTAATTCCCTTTTTCAAAATCCCCATAGCCCTTCAAGAGCGTGTCCGTCGAAGGGGCCAAATCCCCCGATCCACCCAGCAGCCAGGGGACGACGGGGGCGATCGCGTTCAGCACCTTGCCTGAGGCCTCGCGCGTCGCCAGGGATCCGGCCGCGACCCCGAAGACGGGCAGCGATTTTTCCCACCCATCAGGAAGTCTTCCTTCCTGAATCTGACTCCATTGTGCAGCCATTTCGGGGTAATTCCGGGCATATCGATCAAAGGTCGACTTCCAATCCGCCTCCATGATCTGGCCCCGCCGGGTGGCCTCGCGAAAGTGTGCAAGGACCTCAGGAGGAACATAGAACTGCGCCTCCTCTGGCCAACCCAGGTTTCTTTTCGTGAGCTTCACTTCGTCTGCTCCCAGAGGAGCCCCGTGAGCCCCCGCGGTATCCTGCTTGTGAGGACTCCCAAAGGCGATATGGGTTCGGCAACAAATGATGGAGGGGCGCTCCTTTTCGTCGCGTGCGACTTCAATGGCTTTGTGGACTGCCCCGATGTCATTGCCATCCACCCGCTGCACATGCCACCGGTAGGCAGCGAAACGCTCATCGACGCTTTCCGTGAAGGCCAGTGCCGTGTCGCCCTCGATGCTGATGTGATTATCATCGTAGAGATAAATGAGGTTTCCCAGGCCAAGGTGCCCGGCCAGCGACGCCGCTTCCGAGGTCACGCCCTCCATGAGATCGCCGTCACTAACGATGGCGTAGATGTGGTAATCGACAATGGAATACGGCGGGCGGTTAAATTGCGTCCCCAAAAATTTCTGCGCGATGGCCATGCCGACGCCATTGGCGAACCCCTGGCCCAGGGGTCCCGTGGTGCACTCCACCCCCGGCGTCACGCCGTATTCCGGATGGCCCGGCGTAATTGATCCCGCCTGTCGAAACTGCTTGATCTGTTCCATGGGAAGGTCGTATCCGGTGAGATGAAGCAATGCATAGTGCAACATGCACCCATGGCCGGCGGAAAGGATGAAGCGGTCCCGATTGGCCCACTTGGGATTGGCGGGATTATGATGCAGAAAACGATCCCAGAGCACATAGGCCATCACGGCCGCGCCCATGGGCATGCCCGGATGACCCGAGTTCGCTTTCTGAACCGCGTCCATCGCCAATGCGCGAATC
Coding sequences within:
- a CDS encoding helix-hairpin-helix domain-containing protein codes for the protein MCADEHRQVGEPMSRVAALKGLQQIPGVGKSIAVDLWNLGFRSVQGLRNQNPEKLYIKHCRQKGMMVDRCMLYVLRCAVYYASHDRHQPQLLKWWNWKDRK
- a CDS encoding cytochrome b N-terminal domain-containing protein codes for the protein MWRKLYSWLDERTGVEGLIRKINDEPIRGGARWTYVFGSGVLLLLALQFFTGIVLTMYYAPTSDHAHASVAFIQKVVSGGALLRGLHYYGSSAIIILVILHFAQTFLFGAYKEKRELLWISGLLMLLLVMAFGFTGYLLPWTQEAYFGTKVGTSIMGEVPMGGPLVQRIMLGGREITTLTLSRFFTLHVWLLPLVLILLAGSHVVFFRRSGPAGPYHHREDARTDLFYPRQVFLDALVFLFIFIVLVILSLKLKAPLGQQADPTSDYLARPPWYFLPLFELLKYFPGNMTLVPAVLLPGIAFIILTVLPFFDRKEERHPLRRPVATGLMLLGLLGAGGLVILSKYQDGANPDLRAQVESQKREEAAFLEAPFQPEEIGRSLPIEVPMVPVMGNLRNPVLKIYFANCANCHGRDATGGALGPSLIRLASSRQLSKDFLLKYISGHAREPSPDSMPRFQQLSLDQCSDLADWLLKLHSLDQLSEARGGVVESTPPPTPKVAAPTPSTKGAEKIAAGPHPPEAFMKTCAFCHGNDAGGNIGPSLAGITAKPQRSPEDLLKLLDDSRAYGLKDPMPASFPKLSADDKKAIVDWLSKLQ
- a CDS encoding Rieske 2Fe-2S domain-containing protein, yielding MSKPSNSVPVSDRRSFLGKMTGLIGAFVAAVVGVATGKYALYPAFRKASEEQNWQVVCPLEDIPEHEPVKRSVVISQDAGWGKFNSQRLIWILRDGSRVVVFSATCPHLGCTVNAASNGFMCPCHGSAWTRDGQRQGGPTLRGLDTLDYRIEEGVLKVKYEFFKQSIAEKEIIS
- the pgl gene encoding 6-phosphogluconolactonase is translated as MSAQQPSNALKREIEIYSSLDELTHAAAERFITASDGAIQARGRFTVVLSGGSTPRSLYSLLATPPYSSRTDWQKVHFFWGDERSVPPIHKDSNFRMARETLLSKVNPPLTNIHRIPAEKTVASEAAKAYAEELKSFFSLREGEWPRFDFVMLGMGPDGHTASLFPDTLVLHETTLLVAAPWVDKLKCYRITLTPPALNHAAQIVFFVAGTDKAASLREVLEGNFRPETYPAQLIHPVDGKVSWMVDREAAAELQPEK
- a CDS encoding glucose-6-phosphate dehydrogenase assembly protein OpcA; the protein is MDASQNPLGGVLKGQPLEVDIPAIEEELRELWKGAAQADSTDPESEGVVARASVLNLVVWTEDATQESSLTETISELTVQNPCRAIVVTAVAGEDNLKMEAWISAHCHRPSPASKVMCCEQISLRGSGGAGRELAATTIPFLISDLPVFVWWKGGRFFDSEFLKAISSVCDRLILDSKTFASPESDFAQLEEYIKAHHSRSAVSDVAWHRLMQWRELASQFFDPPVLRDHLEHIEHVTVEYNKRVVDGSGVPPQAYLLLGWLGSRLHWEVLGAEIGNEERRFHLCPKAGGHGITAVVRPADARLELSGHLVSFGLRTGEEWSTTFRIGKGEDPNCAQTEIAFANLPPFLRTVPLRIYNEVELIARQLEIFSHDQIYEESIQMAAALVRALKRP
- the zwf gene encoding glucose-6-phosphate dehydrogenase, with translation MTSTTLLTNPLREGLQVERSADPCVVVIFGASGDLTKRKLIPALFSLAENQLLPPSFGIVGFARKSWTDDGFRQVQREFIEDERLKTPVWKSFEEGIFYCQSDFSDASGYKKLGELLARIDRERGTQTNRLFYLSTPPDAYSEIIRQLGAARMVAGSGSKNWTRIIIEKPFGRDLDSAHALNEEVNSVFREDQVYRIDHYLGKETVQNIMVFRFANGIFEPIWNRRYIDHVQIAVAETLGVEHRASYYERSGAARDMIQNHMLQVLNLVAMEPPAAMDADAIRDEKTKVLRAIRPVSGEEARKYSVRAQYSQGFVAGKQVPAYRQEEGVDPASLTETYCAFKLFIDNWRWAGVPFYLRSGKRLAKRVSEIAIQFKSVPHLLFGQTADDQLEPNILVLKIQPDEGITLRFGAKLPGQSMHIRWVNMEFRYGTSFGVKTPEAYERLLHDCMRGDATLFARRDAVEAAWKVIMPYLTSWRQSTEKDLPQYEAGSQGPAEADDLISKDGRRWRRL
- the gnd gene encoding decarboxylating 6-phosphogluconate dehydrogenase, which encodes MLRLHWVSAGEIRTKQVEERSESMQLGFIGLGKMGGNMVQRLLRGGHKVVAFDRNPEVVKASAALGATASASVGEMVSKLSPPRVIWLMVPSGTPTQDTINEVASLLQKGDTLVDGGNSMFKDSIRRGKELADRGIHFVDCGTSGGVWGLQNGYCMMIGGEAAVLKKIEPIFKTLAPEDGYAFVGPSGAGHYVKMVHNGIEYGLMQAYGEGFEILHNSQFNLNLPQVAKLWNHASVVRSWLLELAQDALERDPHLENIKGYVEDSGEGRWTILEAMEHNVPAPVITLSLFERFHSRQPESFSAKVLAALRNEFGGHAVKAAAK
- the tkt gene encoding transketolase — its product is MSVVAADRKQTDELCINTIRALAMDAVQKANSGHPGMPMGAAVMAYVLWDRFLHHNPANPKWANRDRFILSAGHGCMLHYALLHLTGYDLPMEQIKQFRQAGSITPGHPEYGVTPGVECTTGPLGQGFANGVGMAIAQKFLGTQFNRPPYSIVDYHIYAIVSDGDLMEGVTSEAASLAGHLGLGNLIYLYDDNHISIEGDTALAFTESVDERFAAYRWHVQRVDGNDIGAVHKAIEVARDEKERPSIICCRTHIAFGSPHKQDTAGAHGAPLGADEVKLTKRNLGWPEEAQFYVPPEVLAHFREATRRGQIMEADWKSTFDRYARNYPEMAAQWSQIQEGRLPDGWEKSLPVFGVAAGSLATREASGKVLNAIAPVVPWLLGGSGDLAPSTDTLLKGYGDFEKGNYQGRNFHFGVREHAMGSITNGIALSGLISFSATFLQFSDYMRPPIRLAAFSEYPSIFVFTHDSLGLGEDGPTHQPVEHLAALRAIHNLTVIRPADGDETAQAWRFALENRKSPTALIFTRQKLPPIDRAKYAPATGLLKGAYVLAEAEGGAPDLILIATGSEVSLAIDSRLELAKKGIRARIVSMPSWELFEQQSQAYRDSVLPPAVKSRLAIEMAGPMGWQKWIGEAGDMICVDGYGISAPLKAILETFGFTVDNVVARARKLVNR